A part of Chloroflexota bacterium genomic DNA contains:
- a CDS encoding LysM peptidoglycan-binding domain-containing protein: MDSTRRERALGTAGVLILLLVIWLVVTRTGAQQEPPAAVLGPMVDQPQVPAPTLPPAPTAAPTPEPTAIPLTHRVVAGETLASIAEQYRLTPEAIAIANGIEDINQIRTGQLLSLPEADVPLELATGELPGCRFRVDSGDTLWGIATDYSVSIESLREINGLSEDQSLLIGQVLQIPPESPAC; the protein is encoded by the coding sequence ATGGACTCGACCCGCCGCGAACGCGCTCTGGGCACAGCCGGGGTTTTGATCCTCCTGTTGGTTATCTGGCTGGTGGTGACCCGTACCGGTGCCCAGCAGGAACCGCCGGCCGCCGTGCTGGGCCCGATGGTCGATCAGCCCCAGGTGCCCGCACCGACCCTGCCGCCGGCACCGACCGCGGCGCCCACGCCCGAACCCACCGCGATCCCTCTCACCCACCGGGTAGTTGCCGGCGAGACCCTGGCGTCGATTGCCGAACAGTACCGCCTGACACCGGAAGCGATCGCGATTGCCAACGGCATTGAGGACATCAACCAGATCCGGACCGGCCAGCTTCTGAGTCTGCCCGAAGCGGACGTCCCGCTCGAGCTGGCCACCGGCGAGCTGCCCGGCTGCCGTTTTCGGGTGGACTCCGGCGACACGCTATGGGGAATCGCCACCGACTATTCCGTTTCGATCGAGTCCCTCCGCGAGATCAACGGACTCAGCGAGGACCAGAGCCTCCTGATCGGGCAGGTCCTCCAGATCCCGCCCGAATCGCCGGCCTGCTAG
- a CDS encoding PD-(D/E)XK nuclease family protein — protein sequence MSSRSASSGPKSGRALRLSFSKLARYQHCPHAYYLGYVERHRPAFSAWPFFGSLIHKVLEDLFGRTRDRAASWEWLRDRFEERLEGSYGFLVSSDAADFRARGLEILGRFWREHRPAVGHGDLVEERFRAQIGGFDVSGVIDRIEIRPGRTRIVDYKSGRSAGSDHDFRQLEFYALAADRSLGRQPDAVAYHFLGDGVVLEREPTADSLAATEQWARDLGRGIARADFEPRQGPHCPNCDFFRVCEPGRSWQRANRAAP from the coding sequence TTGTCGAGTCGATCCGCATCCAGCGGCCCTAAATCCGGCCGGGCACTCCGGCTGAGTTTTTCAAAGCTTGCCCGCTACCAACATTGCCCGCACGCGTACTATCTCGGATACGTTGAACGGCATCGCCCGGCGTTCAGCGCATGGCCGTTCTTCGGGTCGCTCATTCACAAGGTCCTCGAAGACCTGTTCGGTCGGACTCGCGACCGGGCAGCCTCTTGGGAGTGGCTGCGCGACCGCTTCGAGGAACGCCTCGAGGGCAGTTACGGATTCCTGGTTTCCTCCGACGCGGCCGATTTCCGAGCCCGCGGGTTGGAGATCCTTGGACGCTTCTGGCGCGAACACCGCCCCGCGGTCGGCCACGGCGACCTGGTTGAGGAGCGCTTCCGGGCACAGATAGGCGGGTTCGACGTCAGCGGCGTTATCGACCGCATCGAAATCCGGCCGGGCCGGACCCGAATCGTCGACTACAAGTCCGGCCGGTCCGCCGGCAGCGACCACGATTTCCGCCAACTTGAGTTTTATGCGCTAGCCGCGGACCGGTCCTTGGGTCGACAGCCGGACGCAGTCGCTTACCACTTCTTGGGCGACGGCGTCGTGCTCGAGCGCGAGCCCACCGCCGATTCGCTTGCGGCTACCGAGCAATGGGCCCGCGACCTTGGCCGGGGCATCGCCCGGGCCGACTTCGAACCGCGCCAGGGGCCGCACTGCCCGAACTGCGATTTCTTCCGGGTCTGCGAACCGGGACGCAGTTGGCAAAGGGCTAATCGCGCCGCGCCTTGA
- a CDS encoding DUF4126 family protein — MGIEDLSLAAGLAAAAGMSPFIALAILGMALGIGFGTDDFAARETLSSLAGLLAILALLAVDLVLDKLPALRFFWTPVGWVARALVGAACGWALLGEGILAPLAGALLALAINWLRLELADMAQARVPALGRFGALAGADFAAAVGGALSLAAPLLGLALAAIGLAGAGQLAPRRWRRRGVGDTSD, encoded by the coding sequence GTGGGGATTGAAGACCTGAGCCTGGCCGCGGGGCTCGCCGCCGCCGCCGGCATGTCTCCGTTCATCGCCCTGGCCATCCTGGGAATGGCGCTGGGGATCGGATTCGGAACAGATGATTTCGCCGCCCGGGAAACGCTGTCCAGCCTGGCCGGGCTGCTGGCGATCCTGGCCCTGCTGGCCGTGGACCTGGTGCTGGACAAGCTGCCGGCCCTGCGGTTCTTCTGGACTCCGGTCGGCTGGGTGGCGCGGGCCCTGGTGGGTGCGGCCTGCGGCTGGGCCCTCCTGGGCGAAGGGATCCTGGCCCCCCTGGCCGGAGCGCTGTTGGCGCTGGCGATCAACTGGCTGCGCCTGGAACTGGCCGACATGGCCCAGGCGCGGGTACCGGCGCTGGGCCGATTCGGCGCCCTGGCGGGAGCCGATTTTGCGGCTGCGGTCGGCGGCGCCCTGTCGCTGGCGGCCCCGCTGCTGGGATTGGCGCTGGCGGCGATCGGGCTGGCCGGCGCCGGCCAGTTGGCGCCGCGCCGCTGGCGGAGGCGCGGGGTGGGCGATACTAGCGATTGA
- a CDS encoding peptidylprolyl isomerase — MLPTPRWARALPTVAGAVALLLGVLAGCGEEAAPEPVGTPSLDADLSGPIRVEITTNKGSLAGELYPDVAPLAVASFVHLAEQEYFDGVIFHRILPGFVVQTGDPTGTGAGGPGYQFPDEPIPANLSYQRGTLAMANSGPNTNGSQFFICLADLSQRLPRNYTIFGQIDEGLETLDALAGVGLTRNPATNELSKPTESVIVESIRIQRP; from the coding sequence ATGCTTCCAACTCCTCGCTGGGCCCGCGCTCTGCCGACCGTCGCCGGTGCGGTGGCGCTGCTGCTTGGCGTATTGGCCGGATGCGGCGAGGAGGCCGCGCCGGAGCCCGTCGGCACGCCCTCGCTGGATGCCGACCTGTCCGGGCCGATCCGGGTCGAAATCACGACCAACAAGGGTTCACTGGCCGGCGAGCTCTATCCCGACGTCGCCCCATTGGCGGTGGCCAGCTTCGTGCACCTGGCCGAGCAGGAATATTTCGACGGGGTGATCTTCCACCGCATCCTGCCCGGGTTCGTCGTCCAGACCGGCGACCCGACCGGCACCGGCGCCGGCGGCCCCGGATATCAGTTCCCCGACGAGCCGATTCCCGCAAACCTGAGCTACCAGCGCGGCACCCTGGCGATGGCCAACAGCGGACCCAACACCAACGGCAGCCAGTTCTTCATCTGTCTGGCCGACCTGAGCCAGCGTTTGCCCCGCAACTACACCATCTTTGGCCAGATCGACGAAGGCCTGGAAACGCTCGATGCGCTGGCCGGGGTCGGTCTGACCCGCAACCCGGCCACCAACGAACTCTCCAAGCCGACCGAGTCGGTCATTGTCGAGTCGATCCGCATCCAGCGGCCCTAA
- the galK gene encoding galactokinase, with product MSATGPNTTRLTSTLPDRVSPPAWAADLAEKAGGAEFWVRAPGRVNLIGEHTDYTGGLVLPVALDLEIRGVVRVRGDAMVRVRSLSLGSADEFGIGSEDEGRGPEFGRYVRGVLAALARPPVPDRPWAGFDLTLDSTLPVAAGLSSSAALEGATAMAATAVNGIDPSPEQLVAACHWAENEFVGLACGVMDQSICIHGQPGHAMLLDCGDGSRRHIPLGDLAIVVADTGSERRLSASAYNERRSQCEQGLARLAEKSPDLESLRQVDLAMLEHRRAELSPLIYRRLRHVVGENRRVEVMTEALAGGERSVMGETMAASHRSLRDDFEVSSAELDAMVESAHDAPGLIGSRLTGAGFGGCTVSLVEPDRTAEFSAALAEGYRRRSGREARVYACRSAGGAAWGRLRGD from the coding sequence ATATCGGCGACCGGGCCGAATACGACGCGGTTAACGAGTACTTTGCCAGATCGGGTTAGCCCGCCCGCCTGGGCGGCGGACCTGGCCGAGAAGGCCGGCGGCGCGGAATTCTGGGTGCGCGCGCCGGGCCGGGTGAACCTCATCGGCGAACACACCGACTACACCGGAGGCTTGGTCCTGCCGGTGGCGCTTGACTTGGAGATCCGGGGCGTGGTCCGGGTGCGCGGCGACGCAATGGTCCGGGTGCGATCGCTCTCGCTAGGTTCCGCCGACGAGTTCGGCATCGGCTCCGAGGATGAGGGCCGAGGGCCCGAATTCGGCCGCTACGTGCGGGGGGTCCTGGCCGCGCTCGCGCGCCCGCCGGTGCCCGATCGGCCGTGGGCTGGGTTTGACTTGACCCTCGATTCGACCCTGCCGGTGGCGGCGGGCCTTTCCTCTTCGGCCGCCCTGGAGGGGGCGACGGCCATGGCCGCGACCGCGGTCAACGGGATCGATCCGTCCCCCGAGCAGCTGGTCGCGGCCTGTCACTGGGCCGAGAACGAATTCGTGGGCCTGGCCTGCGGGGTGATGGACCAGTCGATCTGCATTCACGGACAACCCGGCCACGCGATGCTGCTGGACTGCGGCGACGGATCCCGTCGGCACATTCCGCTGGGGGACCTGGCCATAGTGGTGGCCGACACCGGCTCCGAGCGCCGGCTTTCGGCGTCTGCCTACAACGAGCGGCGCTCGCAATGCGAGCAGGGGCTGGCCAGGCTGGCCGAAAAATCGCCGGACCTGGAAAGCCTGCGCCAAGTCGATCTGGCCATGCTGGAGCACCGCCGCGCCGAGCTATCGCCGCTCATTTACCGGCGCCTGCGCCACGTGGTCGGCGAAAACCGCCGCGTGGAGGTAATGACCGAGGCACTCGCAGGGGGCGAGCGCTCGGTAATGGGCGAGACCATGGCCGCCTCGCACCGATCGTTGCGCGACGACTTCGAGGTATCGTCCGCCGAGCTCGACGCGATGGTCGAGTCGGCCCACGATGCGCCCGGTCTGATCGGATCACGGCTTACCGGGGCCGGATTCGGCGGCTGCACGGTCTCGCTCGTTGAGCCGGACCGAACCGCCGAGTTCAGCGCCGCGCTGGCCGAAGGGTACCGGCGTCGCAGCGGCCGGGAAGCTCGGGTCTACGCCTGCCGCAGCGCCGGCGGCGCGGCGTGGGGACGATTGCGTGGGGATTGA
- a CDS encoding nucleotidyltransferase family protein has product MQALILAGGYGTRLGELTRDCSKVLLPVAGRPMIEWVLERAFALTRVDRAVIVTNDRFFADFRDWRSGYRGDRAVTVLNDGTTTNENRLGAVGDVLFAIEHETIDDDLLIMAGDNIFDFDLQPMADLLTARGSCAALYDVGSLETAKRYSNATLDDQARITAFVEKPPNPSSSAVVVALYMYRAADLALFKRFSDEGHNLDLIGGFLQWAHRQTPVYGCTFGGRWWDIGDRAEYDAVNEYFARSG; this is encoded by the coding sequence GTGCAGGCGCTGATTCTGGCCGGAGGTTACGGGACCCGGTTGGGTGAGCTGACCCGCGACTGCTCCAAGGTGCTCCTGCCGGTGGCCGGGCGCCCGATGATCGAGTGGGTACTGGAACGGGCGTTCGCTCTCACCCGGGTCGATCGGGCCGTGATCGTGACCAACGACCGCTTCTTCGCCGATTTCCGGGACTGGCGGTCGGGCTACCGCGGAGACCGCGCGGTCACGGTGTTAAACGACGGCACCACCACCAACGAGAACCGCCTCGGCGCGGTCGGCGACGTTCTTTTTGCGATCGAGCACGAAACCATCGACGACGACCTGCTGATCATGGCCGGCGACAACATCTTTGATTTCGACCTGCAGCCAATGGCCGACCTGCTGACCGCCCGCGGATCATGCGCCGCCCTGTACGACGTGGGGTCGCTCGAGACCGCCAAGCGCTACTCGAACGCGACCCTGGACGATCAGGCCCGGATCACCGCGTTCGTGGAAAAACCGCCGAACCCGTCCTCCAGCGCCGTAGTGGTGGCCCTCTACATGTACCGGGCCGCCGATCTTGCGCTTTTCAAGCGTTTCTCGGATGAGGGCCACAACCTGGACCTGATCGGCGGGTTCCTGCAGTGGGCGCACCGCCAGACGCCGGTGTACGGCTGCACCTTCGGCGGGCGCTGGTGGGATATCGGCGACCGGGCCGAATACGACGCGGTTAACGAGTACTTTGCCAGATCGGGTTAG
- a CDS encoding amidohydrolase, producing MARSKQAAKDAATARITGARESIIAFGEAVMDDPELGFKEFHTSERTYEQLSGIGLDVRTGLGITGLKAVVDTGRPGPTVAVMGELDAIGVPGHPRANPETGAAHACGHNAQLATMTAAARALTSSELLAGLSGRIVFMAVPAEEYVEIGWRKRQVDAGRMRFLGGKPEMIADGAFDDIDMAVLVHSSSKPAKVMLCESENGCAVKQITFFGRAAHAGAAPHLGTNALYAAQVALAAINALRETFPDADCTRVHPIITRGGDIVNVIPHEVTMETFVRGANLEAIARAEAKVDRAVRAGAMALGAGVEIANLPGYMPLTNCRALADLCARNAHPLFGEGSVVYEGHRPGSTDMGDLSRIMPVLQPQMAGMVGSNHAEDWAVADLDGAYIDPGILMSHMVIDLLWDDAAVGAKIVDEYQPELTRAGYLAAQDSKFAAERWDYAEA from the coding sequence ATGGCCAGAAGCAAGCAGGCGGCCAAGGATGCGGCGACGGCGCGGATCACCGGCGCCCGCGAATCGATCATCGCTTTCGGCGAAGCGGTGATGGACGACCCCGAACTGGGATTCAAGGAGTTCCATACCTCGGAACGGACATATGAACAGCTGTCCGGAATCGGCCTCGACGTCCGCACCGGACTGGGAATAACCGGGCTGAAAGCCGTGGTCGATACCGGGCGCCCCGGACCGACCGTGGCGGTGATGGGCGAACTGGACGCGATCGGGGTGCCCGGGCACCCGCGCGCCAACCCGGAAACCGGCGCCGCCCACGCCTGTGGGCACAACGCCCAACTGGCCACGATGACCGCCGCCGCGCGCGCCCTGACCAGCTCCGAGCTGCTGGCCGGTCTCAGCGGACGAATCGTCTTCATGGCGGTGCCGGCTGAGGAGTACGTCGAGATCGGCTGGCGCAAGCGACAGGTTGATGCGGGACGGATGCGGTTTCTGGGCGGCAAGCCGGAAATGATCGCCGACGGCGCCTTCGACGACATCGATATGGCAGTGCTGGTGCACTCCTCCTCCAAGCCGGCCAAGGTCATGCTGTGCGAATCGGAAAACGGGTGCGCGGTAAAGCAGATCACGTTCTTCGGTCGCGCCGCCCACGCCGGGGCGGCGCCCCACCTTGGCACCAACGCTTTATATGCGGCCCAGGTCGCGCTGGCCGCGATCAACGCGCTGCGCGAGACCTTCCCGGATGCCGACTGCACCCGCGTACACCCCATCATCACGCGGGGCGGCGACATCGTAAACGTGATACCGCACGAGGTGACGATGGAGACGTTCGTGCGCGGGGCGAACCTGGAGGCGATCGCTCGCGCCGAGGCCAAGGTGGACAGGGCCGTGCGGGCCGGGGCGATGGCGCTCGGCGCCGGCGTCGAGATCGCCAACCTGCCCGGTTACATGCCGCTGACCAACTGCCGGGCCCTGGCCGATCTTTGCGCCCGCAACGCGCATCCACTTTTCGGCGAAGGCAGCGTCGTGTATGAAGGTCACAGACCGGGCAGCACCGACATGGGGGACCTCTCGCGCATCATGCCGGTCCTGCAGCCCCAGATGGCCGGCATGGTGGGCTCGAATCACGCCGAGGACTGGGCGGTGGCCGATCTGGACGGGGCCTACATCGACCCCGGAATCCTGATGTCGCACATGGTCATCGATTTGCTCTGGGATGACGCGGCGGTCGGGGCCAAAATCGTAGACGAATACCAACCCGAGTTGACGCGCGCCGGGTACCTAGCGGCCCAAGATTCCAAATTTGCGGCCGAGCGCTGGGACTATGCAGAAGCCTGA
- a CDS encoding aminotransferase class I/II-fold pyridoxal phosphate-dependent enzyme yields MPQPIDLRSDTVTRPTAAMRAAMAEAEVGDDVYGEDPTVNELEATAAEIFGKEAGLLLASGTQANAVATLVHTNPGQLAYCEVGAHVGIHEGGGYAALAGIALEKIPTPDGMLTADLVEERILPEDPHLAEPRLIWVENTHNGAGGLPTPKSAIDELGLLARSRGLSLHIDGARIFNAATALDCPVAELTAAADSVQFCLSKGLGAPVGSMLVGNPPFIARARRKRKLLGGAMRQAGVIAAAGLIALKDMPAKLADDHARARRLAQALGDAPGLAVRNPEPASNMVYVEIDESLIRPDALVERTRSEGVLIGPVARSGNVSRLVLHHQVGDADVEIAIDVIGRSAQALAGR; encoded by the coding sequence ATGCCCCAGCCGATCGACCTTCGATCAGACACCGTGACCCGCCCGACCGCGGCGATGCGCGCGGCGATGGCCGAAGCCGAGGTCGGCGACGACGTCTACGGCGAGGACCCGACCGTCAACGAGCTTGAGGCGACCGCTGCCGAGATCTTCGGCAAGGAGGCCGGTCTGCTGCTGGCCTCGGGGACCCAGGCCAATGCGGTTGCCACCCTGGTGCACACCAATCCCGGGCAGCTGGCCTATTGCGAAGTCGGCGCTCACGTCGGGATCCACGAGGGGGGCGGATACGCCGCGCTGGCCGGTATTGCGCTGGAGAAGATTCCCACACCCGACGGCATGCTCACCGCCGACCTAGTCGAGGAACGGATCCTGCCCGAGGATCCGCACCTGGCCGAGCCGCGCCTCATCTGGGTCGAAAACACCCACAACGGCGCCGGCGGATTGCCCACCCCGAAATCGGCGATCGACGAGCTCGGCCTGCTCGCTCGGAGCCGCGGGCTGTCGCTGCACATCGACGGGGCGCGCATATTCAATGCCGCCACCGCCCTGGACTGCCCCGTTGCCGAGCTGACCGCGGCGGCCGACTCGGTGCAGTTCTGCCTGTCCAAGGGCCTGGGGGCGCCGGTCGGGTCGATGCTGGTCGGAAACCCGCCATTCATCGCCCGCGCCCGTCGCAAGCGCAAGTTGCTTGGCGGGGCAATGCGACAGGCCGGGGTGATCGCTGCGGCCGGTTTGATCGCCCTCAAGGACATGCCGGCCAAGCTAGCCGACGACCACGCCCGCGCGCGCCGGTTGGCGCAGGCTCTCGGCGACGCACCCGGACTGGCGGTCAGGAATCCCGAACCGGCCAGCAACATGGTGTACGTGGAGATCGATGAATCGCTCATCCGTCCCGACGCGCTGGTGGAGCGGACCCGCTCGGAGGGAGTCCTTATCGGGCCGGTCGCGCGCTCCGGGAACGTCTCGCGCCTGGTCCTGCACCACCAAGTCGGGGATGCGGACGTAGAGATCGCGATTGACGTTATCGGCCGCAGCGCGCAGGCGCTGGCAGGGCGCTGA
- the nuoF gene encoding NADH-quinone oxidoreductase subunit NuoF, with translation MEEIRVVNRNLGKPDSHTLASFQASGGYVQARRALNEMEPTAIISLMEESELKGRGGAFFPTGLKWKFVRSDPNLPRYVVANGDESEPGTYCNRAILEEDPHNFIEGMIIAAYAVGAHTGYIYIRGEYGLAIERVQAALDECFAAGILGENALGSGYAVNLILRRGAGAYICGEETALFNSLEGKRGNPRFKPPFPTNSGVWSKPTAINNIETFCNIAPILENGAQWFKDLGIGDENAGTKVYCLSGTIQRTGLFELPLGVTARELIYDFGGGPPEGRELKGFKPGGASAGVLTADELDARMDASIAQYDTILGTGGCIVMDETVSMVDAALRDALFFEEESCGFCIPCREGTPNLVQILEKMLEGEGEPADLELLEEIGESMASSFCGLGQFAYRPVVGALRKFRSEFEDLVNVEAPLAG, from the coding sequence ATGGAAGAAATCCGGGTCGTAAACCGCAATCTGGGCAAGCCCGACTCGCACACCCTGGCGTCTTTTCAGGCCAGCGGCGGGTACGTGCAGGCTCGCCGCGCGCTCAATGAAATGGAGCCGACGGCAATCATCTCGCTGATGGAGGAATCCGAACTCAAGGGCCGCGGCGGGGCCTTCTTCCCGACCGGTCTGAAGTGGAAGTTCGTGCGCTCGGATCCGAACCTGCCGCGCTACGTCGTGGCCAACGGCGACGAGAGCGAACCGGGCACCTACTGCAACCGCGCCATCCTGGAAGAGGACCCGCACAACTTCATCGAAGGCATGATCATCGCCGCGTACGCGGTGGGGGCCCACACCGGCTATATCTACATCCGAGGCGAGTACGGACTGGCGATTGAACGCGTCCAGGCGGCCCTCGATGAGTGCTTTGCGGCCGGAATCCTGGGCGAGAACGCGCTCGGCTCCGGCTACGCCGTGAACCTGATCCTGCGGCGCGGCGCCGGTGCCTACATCTGCGGCGAGGAAACGGCCCTTTTCAATTCACTAGAGGGCAAGCGCGGCAATCCGCGCTTCAAGCCCCCATTTCCGACCAACTCCGGCGTCTGGTCAAAGCCGACCGCGATCAACAACATCGAGACCTTCTGCAACATCGCCCCGATCCTGGAGAACGGCGCGCAATGGTTCAAGGACCTGGGGATTGGCGACGAGAACGCCGGAACCAAGGTCTACTGCCTGTCCGGAACGATTCAGCGCACCGGGCTTTTCGAACTCCCGCTGGGAGTCACCGCGCGCGAGCTCATCTACGATTTCGGCGGCGGACCGCCGGAGGGGCGCGAGCTCAAGGGCTTCAAACCGGGCGGCGCCTCGGCCGGGGTGCTGACCGCCGACGAGCTGGATGCTCGGATGGACGCCAGCATCGCCCAGTACGACACCATCCTGGGGACCGGTGGCTGCATCGTGATGGACGAAACCGTCTCAATGGTCGATGCCGCGCTGCGCGACGCGCTGTTCTTCGAGGAAGAAAGCTGCGGCTTCTGCATCCCCTGCCGGGAAGGCACCCCCAACCTGGTGCAGATCCTGGAAAAGATGCTGGAAGGCGAAGGCGAGCCGGCCGACCTGGAGCTGCTTGAGGAGATCGGCGAGTCGATGGCCTCCTCGTTCTGCGGGCTGGGCCAGTTCGCCTACCGGCCGGTGGTCGGGGCACTGCGCAAGTTCCGGAGCGAATTCGAGGACCTGGTCAATGTTGAGGCTCCGCTAGCCGGCTAG
- a CDS encoding MBL fold metallo-hydrolase has product MAEWMLEDEFGDVIGKARRGNGLSVEELAEASDVEAAVVAAFEGYRRDPSESESGALAEALGLRAAQLWELAQEGWLPQRPDPDLGDGTVVESLYFAPDRVWAYLLGDGESCVAIDCGAPLEDMLTAIGDRQLLGIVLTHADADHIYSLEGLLARGAVPVYVHSSEVDRVSAPQVIGFDDGDLIELGRYRFSVLHAPGHTSGCCGLHVPGAVFTGDTIFAGSVGGTRMGASYYRGHLGAVRAKILSLPRETKLFHGHGAHSSVADELAHNCFF; this is encoded by the coding sequence ATGGCGGAGTGGATGCTCGAAGACGAGTTTGGCGACGTGATCGGCAAAGCGCGCCGCGGCAACGGCTTGAGCGTCGAGGAGTTGGCCGAAGCCAGCGACGTCGAGGCAGCCGTCGTCGCGGCGTTCGAGGGATACCGGCGCGACCCTTCCGAATCGGAATCCGGCGCCCTGGCCGAGGCGCTCGGCCTAAGGGCGGCCCAGCTCTGGGAACTGGCCCAGGAAGGCTGGCTGCCGCAGCGGCCGGACCCCGACCTCGGTGACGGGACGGTTGTAGAGAGCCTCTACTTTGCCCCCGACCGGGTCTGGGCCTATCTGCTGGGTGACGGCGAATCCTGCGTGGCGATCGACTGCGGCGCGCCCCTGGAGGACATGCTGACGGCGATCGGCGACCGGCAGCTCCTGGGCATCGTGTTGACCCACGCCGACGCCGATCACATCTATTCGCTCGAGGGCCTGCTAGCGCGCGGGGCTGTGCCGGTTTACGTGCACAGCTCCGAAGTGGACCGGGTTTCAGCGCCGCAGGTAATCGGGTTCGACGACGGCGACCTGATCGAGCTCGGCCGGTACCGGTTCTCGGTCCTGCACGCGCCCGGGCATACGTCCGGCTGCTGCGGACTGCACGTGCCGGGAGCCGTCTTTACCGGCGATACGATCTTTGCCGGCTCGGTCGGCGGAACCCGAATGGGGGCCTCGTACTACCGCGGCCACCTGGGCGCGGTCCGGGCCAAGATCCTCTCCCTGCCCAGGGAGACAAAGCTCTTTCACGGGCACGGCGCCCACTCAAGCGTGGCCGACGAGCTGGCCCACAACTGCTTTTTCTGA
- a CDS encoding NAD-dependent epimerase/dehydratase family protein, translating to MPTLITGATGTIGRRLAGRLAERGDELVALVRPGSDEDALGDLELDLVEGDITDPEDVREALAGCSRVFHLAGAFSEWLADEREYFDVNTGGTVNVLNAASAAGIEKMVHVSSASAIGQPQFEIGDEDTVHRGSFLTTYERSKWEAEQFVLEEAEGGLPVTIVCPAMVYGPGDLRHNGRRLVSLLSGRPVATLATDSAYVFIDDVVEGIIAADERGRPGERYILSGGNMTREEFLIAALDVAGVKGNLQRVSAWQLRLLQHMDSIRRIFRPREAPVVTKQGIDFALFGHSFDATKARQELGLEFTDVEDGLDETIEWLYQEGLIDLPDDVLPDDESDPDDSPNGESIV from the coding sequence ATGCCAACTCTGATCACCGGGGCCACCGGAACCATCGGGCGCCGGCTGGCGGGCCGACTGGCCGAGCGCGGCGACGAGCTGGTCGCCCTGGTGCGGCCGGGCAGCGACGAGGACGCGCTCGGCGACCTGGAATTGGACCTGGTGGAGGGCGACATTACCGATCCGGAGGACGTGCGCGAGGCATTGGCGGGATGCAGCCGCGTTTTCCACCTAGCGGGGGCGTTCAGCGAATGGCTGGCCGACGAGCGCGAGTATTTCGACGTGAACACCGGCGGCACGGTCAATGTGCTCAACGCCGCCTCGGCGGCTGGGATCGAAAAGATGGTTCACGTTTCCTCGGCTTCGGCGATCGGGCAGCCGCAATTTGAGATCGGCGACGAGGACACAGTGCACCGCGGGAGTTTTCTGACCACCTACGAGCGCTCCAAGTGGGAGGCCGAACAGTTCGTGCTGGAAGAGGCCGAGGGAGGCCTGCCGGTCACGATCGTCTGCCCGGCGATGGTTTATGGGCCGGGCGACCTGCGCCACAACGGGCGACGCTTGGTTTCGTTGCTCAGCGGGCGCCCGGTGGCGACGCTGGCGACCGATTCGGCTTACGTGTTCATCGACGATGTGGTCGAGGGAATAATCGCCGCCGACGAGCGCGGACGCCCCGGCGAGCGCTACATCCTCAGCGGTGGCAACATGACGCGCGAGGAATTCCTGATCGCCGCGCTGGACGTGGCGGGCGTGAAGGGCAACCTGCAGCGGGTCTCGGCGTGGCAGCTGCGCCTGCTCCAGCACATGGACTCGATTCGCCGCATCTTCCGGCCGCGAGAGGCCCCGGTGGTGACCAAGCAGGGCATCGACTTTGCCCTGTTCGGACACAGCTTCGACGCCACCAAGGCGCGCCAGGAGCTGGGCCTGGAATTCACCGACGTCGAAGACGGCCTCGACGAGACGATCGAATGGCTATACCAGGAAGGCTTGATCG